The stretch of DNA GCGAACTACAGGTCGAATCCGGCAACACAGAGCCTTCAGATGGTCAGGCCGGGGGATTTGCTCTGTCAGCTGACAACACGCAAGTTCTGTTTACCGGAACGAAGAAGTCCGGCGACAGTCGTGCCGGTGGTTTTAAGTTGCTCACGGGGAACATCGCTTTGTCTGAAGACGGCATCAGTGGAATCAATGTTCTGATCGATACGGAATCATTGTTTTCCGAAGCTGACCGTTTAACCGGACATCTGAAAAGTGAAGACTTTTTTAGTGTGTCGGAGTTTCCGGAATTGAAATTTGAATCGACACGAATTGAAGGTGAAGGTGAAGGTGAAGGTGAAGGTGAAGGTGAAGGTGAAGGTGAATTGACCGTGACAGGGGATCTGACCATGCACGGTGAGACGAACCAAATCTCGTTTGCGGCAACGGTCAGTGTGGCCGACGGTAACGTCTCGCTGAAGAGTGAATTTCAGGTAGATCGCACCAGGTTTGGAATGAATTACACCGGACAACCAGACGACCCCATCAATGCCGATGTCGATATAAAAATCATTGTGGGTGCAAATGTTGGTAACACAGGTGAATCAACGCCGCATGACACATAGAGGATTTTTAACCATGAACTGATACGGCATTGCCAGATTGGTTGTTATTCAGCCATCAGGGTGTGCGTATGACTTCTGCCACTGCACAGTTCCCCTCAAAGGCGACGATAAAATGCGTCGTTCCGTCCTGAACAATGACCCCGGTTGTCGAATGGTGACGGTGCTGTGGTCGGTAGTGCAGATCATTAAAATATCAGAATGTCAGATAACCCCGGTGGCTCCTTGGTCATCTCACTGGAACTTCTGTTGAAAGGAAATCCTGTTGGAGTTCGTCCTCAGTCTGTTGCTGCAGACGGCGCTGGTTCCCGTGGTTGTTTCGGTGGTGGTCGTCACCACCATGAACAGGATTCCGCGACTTGTAACCGCCAGTGCAGCGGTGGCTCCTGGAATCGCCTTCTTTGCAGGCTGGGCGATGCAGGAGTGGACAACGCTTCAGCCGGTTCGTTACATCGACTGGTGTCCGTATGTTGCGCTGGCTCTGGGGAGTATTGTCCTGGCCATCGCCGCGGGACTTCCGCAGAAAATGATGTGGCCCCTGGTCGTGGCAACCTGTATTGCGGCTGCATGGCTGCTCGTGCCAAATTTTCCCCGACTCAAACCACCGCGCCCGCAGGCAATTGGTCTGGTCGCTGTGACGAGTATTCTGTTTGTTGCAGCTACCAGACCGATTGCCGGTCGATTCAGCCCGCGATTTTTGACGGCGTGTCTGATGGCCACGGGAACCGCAGCCTCTGTCGTTCTTGCTCAATCGTTCTCGCTGAAGTTTGCACAGCTCATGGGGATTCTGACAGCAGGTCTGGCCGGGAATCTGTTTTACGTAAAGAGAAGTTCCGACAGTTCATTCGTCTGGATGTCTTTGGTTTTTATGCCGATTCTGATCAATCTGATGTTCATTGGTTACGCCGGTTCTCCCTCCCAGGTCCCGATACTCTGTTATGCCATTCTGCCCTGTGCCCCCATCATGATGTGGACTTCCATCTTCTTTCAGCGTGAAGACACACCATCGCCAAAGGAACTGACTGTGGCACTCGTTGCGGTGGGTGTTGTATTGCTCATCGCGGTCTATCCTGCTGTGATGGCGCACCCTCCGTGGGCGTCAGAGTAGGACCGGCGTGATGGCGTGTCGCTGGTGAATCATCGGTTCCAACGACTGGTCGTTGATGCTTAATCGGTTAGC from Fuerstiella sp. encodes:
- a CDS encoding YceI family protein is translated as MMRRVFSLVVFGTLLVGCETETGSEPISELQVESGNTEPSDGQAGGFALSADNTQVLFTGTKKSGDSRAGGFKLLTGNIALSEDGISGINVLIDTESLFSEADRLTGHLKSEDFFSVSEFPELKFESTRIEGEGEGEGEGEGEGEGELTVTGDLTMHGETNQISFAATVSVADGNVSLKSEFQVDRTRFGMNYTGQPDDPINADVDIKIIVGANVGNTGESTPHDT